The following coding sequences are from one Lusitaniella coriacea LEGE 07157 window:
- the purM gene encoding phosphoribosylformylglycinamidine cyclo-ligase: MDYRDAGVDIEAGRSFVEKIRHNVQSTYRAGVLGGLGGFGGCFQLPTGFKEPVLVSGTDGVGTKLKIANALNRHDTVGIDLVAMCVNDVLTLGAEPLFFLDYLATGKLNPEQLAEVVAGIAEGCRQSGCALLGGETAEMPGFYPAGEYDLAGFCVGIVEKSKLLNGTQVREGDIAIGLASQGLHSNGFSLARKIVEKSGLGWDARPEILAGKSLGEELLTPTQIYVKPVLEALRAGIDLRAMAHITGGGLPENLPRCLNSGQSIAMDVKQWETPPIFSWLAETGEVSEADMFDTFNMGIGFVVLVAPSQVEPTLSHFQSHQITACAIGEVVPGGGNLIGIP; this comes from the coding sequence ATGGATTATCGCGATGCAGGCGTTGATATCGAAGCCGGACGCTCCTTTGTCGAAAAAATACGCCACAACGTCCAAAGCACCTACCGCGCCGGAGTTCTCGGCGGACTTGGAGGCTTCGGCGGTTGTTTCCAACTCCCCACAGGATTCAAAGAACCCGTCCTCGTCTCTGGAACCGACGGCGTAGGGACAAAACTAAAAATTGCCAACGCGCTCAATCGCCACGATACCGTAGGAATTGACCTCGTTGCCATGTGTGTCAACGACGTTCTCACCCTTGGTGCAGAACCTCTCTTTTTCCTCGACTACTTAGCCACCGGAAAACTCAATCCCGAACAATTAGCAGAAGTTGTCGCCGGAATTGCGGAAGGCTGTCGCCAGAGTGGATGCGCGTTGTTGGGAGGGGAAACCGCAGAAATGCCCGGTTTTTATCCCGCCGGAGAGTACGATCTCGCAGGATTTTGTGTGGGAATTGTGGAAAAAAGCAAACTCCTCAACGGAACTCAAGTTCGAGAAGGAGATATTGCCATTGGATTAGCCAGCCAAGGTCTTCACAGTAACGGGTTTAGCCTTGCGCGAAAAATTGTCGAAAAAAGCGGTTTGGGATGGGATGCTCGTCCGGAAATATTGGCAGGAAAATCCCTCGGAGAAGAACTGCTAACCCCGACTCAAATTTATGTAAAACCCGTTCTAGAAGCCTTACGTGCGGGAATCGACCTTCGTGCAATGGCACACATTACCGGAGGCGGTTTGCCAGAAAACCTCCCTCGCTGCCTCAATTCAGGACAATCCATTGCAATGGATGTCAAACAATGGGAAACTCCCCCCATTTTCTCTTGGTTGGCGGAAACCGGAGAAGTCAGCGAAGCCGATATGTTCGACACTTTTAATATGGGAATTGGTTTCGTCGTCCTGGTTGCGCCATCCCAGGTCGAACCAACACTCAGTCATTTTCAATCGCATCAAATAACAGCTTGCGCGATCGGAGAAGTCGTACCGGGAGGTGGGAACTTAATCGGTATTCCGTAG
- a CDS encoding ParM/StbA family protein, producing the protein MNAKQSLATVDTILSVDLGRTSTKACINRDPKRVVLIPANVQRSTVEQVRRGGFEGKSADPLLDIWLEHQGIGYAIGQLAADFGANLGVGQSKVEDALVKIFACIGHFNLQGNLAIVLGLPYLSQEQFDREKEQLIALLRSPHLMVYRGNPVTINPLQIWVMPEGYGSLIWLEASETEESNLNLPARSVAIVDIGHQTTDFLMVDRFRFARGISRSELFAMSQFYDRVAAQIQGADSQSLSLMAAVHQPEGERFYRPRGATRPTNLDEILPSLRKSFARELSDRLVQWLPERATDVIVTGGGGEFFWEDLYPLLRDARLEAHLAQPSRQANALGQYLYGVAQLAAIRKSLAIA; encoded by the coding sequence ATGAATGCCAAGCAGTCTTTAGCTACAGTAGATACGATTCTTAGTGTCGATCTCGGTCGAACGTCCACCAAAGCTTGTATTAATCGCGACCCCAAGCGAGTGGTTTTGATTCCCGCTAATGTCCAGCGTTCTACCGTCGAACAAGTCCGAAGAGGCGGGTTTGAGGGTAAATCGGCAGATCCGTTATTAGATATTTGGCTCGAACACCAGGGAATTGGTTATGCTATCGGTCAGCTTGCGGCTGATTTTGGGGCAAATCTGGGTGTGGGACAATCCAAAGTGGAGGATGCTTTGGTGAAAATTTTTGCCTGCATCGGTCATTTCAACCTCCAGGGGAATTTAGCGATTGTTCTCGGCTTACCGTACCTTTCTCAGGAGCAATTCGATCGCGAAAAGGAACAATTGATTGCACTGCTGCGTTCGCCACATCTGATGGTGTATCGGGGAAATCCGGTGACGATTAATCCTTTGCAGATTTGGGTCATGCCAGAAGGGTATGGGAGTTTGATTTGGTTGGAGGCAAGCGAGACAGAGGAGTCGAATCTCAATCTTCCCGCGCGATCGGTGGCAATTGTCGATATTGGTCATCAAACCACAGATTTCTTAATGGTCGATCGCTTTCGGTTTGCGCGGGGAATTTCCAGAAGCGAGTTGTTTGCCATGAGTCAATTTTACGATCGCGTGGCGGCACAAATTCAAGGCGCAGACAGCCAATCTCTCTCCTTGATGGCAGCCGTCCATCAACCGGAAGGGGAACGCTTCTATCGTCCCAGAGGCGCGACGCGACCGACCAATCTCGATGAGATTTTACCCAGTTTACGTAAGAGTTTTGCTCGCGAACTTTCAGATCGTTTGGTGCAGTGGTTACCCGAACGCGCCACGGATGTGATTGTTACTGGTGGTGGCGGCGAGTTTTTCTGGGAAGATTTGTATCCCTTACTCCGGGATGCGCGTCTTGAGGCACATTTGGCGCAACCTTCTCGCCAAGCAAATGCACTGGGTCAATATCTCTACGGTGTTGCGCAACTTGCTGCGATTCGTAAGTCTCTCGCTATAGCCTAG
- a CDS encoding peptidoglycan DD-metalloendopeptidase family protein: MKYRKPRPLLRSPRRKTWQHRVIDYAEGLYEVARSRKTHPQKLRRSRKGQNQFEKTVLWLFLGAIALDRVSMLLGNPSQVLILPTIPFSSAQLEPKTVSPPAAKAAQLFQSSQSLGAIAIGHAEGNLTSTGQLTKQYYGHSDPGNFKRNQGWCSDQGRGKGNVVRADRECLNRMKWRIPVLEKDLRQAGIDPDQNLEVFLNIADLYNQASPRVSRQFPQKYAAAKRQGKQGEEALVWARVEAFRRNNRIDASGLIGICNREKRGVSDWDCVAGDQRRRVRAIQRVLQQNSTQQPKPFMFPVQGTITQKYSSIHSGIDLAGSIGTPVLAAQSGKVVYADWNDFGLGNAIEIQHGDGKSTVYGHNQRLWVKPGQMVQQGQIIAQVGSTGFSTGPHLHFEVRDRETFLDPSPLLEPQRCARDRQTPTRITFINQTPSPLSLHWVNEQCKEIRYRTLQPGEQFAQPTYVTHAWRLRHSSTGQLQQEFIATDQRPTTVKILNNASI, encoded by the coding sequence ATGAAGTACAGAAAACCTAGACCTTTGTTGAGATCGCCTCGCCGAAAAACCTGGCAACACCGGGTAATTGATTATGCAGAAGGATTGTATGAAGTGGCGCGATCGCGCAAAACTCATCCTCAAAAGCTACGGCGATCGCGCAAGGGGCAAAATCAATTCGAGAAAACTGTTCTCTGGTTATTTCTGGGCGCGATCGCGCTCGATCGCGTCAGTATGTTATTGGGAAATCCCTCCCAAGTGCTGATTCTTCCTACGATTCCCTTCTCCAGCGCGCAACTCGAACCCAAAACCGTTTCCCCTCCCGCCGCGAAAGCCGCTCAACTCTTCCAATCTTCCCAATCTCTCGGCGCGATCGCGATCGGACACGCAGAAGGCAATTTAACCAGTACGGGTCAACTCACAAAACAATATTACGGTCATAGCGATCCGGGAAATTTCAAACGCAACCAAGGATGGTGTTCCGATCAAGGACGGGGAAAAGGGAACGTCGTTCGTGCCGATCGCGAATGCTTAAACCGCATGAAATGGCGAATTCCCGTCTTAGAAAAAGATTTACGACAAGCAGGCATCGATCCTGACCAGAATTTGGAGGTTTTTCTTAATATTGCCGATTTGTACAACCAAGCCTCACCCCGCGTCAGTCGACAATTTCCCCAGAAGTACGCCGCCGCAAAACGCCAAGGCAAACAAGGAGAAGAGGCATTGGTTTGGGCAAGAGTTGAAGCCTTTCGCCGCAATAATCGCATCGACGCAAGCGGTTTAATTGGCATTTGTAACCGCGAAAAACGGGGGGTGAGCGATTGGGACTGCGTTGCTGGCGACCAAAGGCGGCGCGTTCGAGCCATTCAACGGGTTCTACAGCAAAATTCGACGCAGCAACCCAAACCCTTCATGTTCCCCGTACAGGGGACGATTACCCAAAAATACAGCTCGATTCATTCCGGGATCGATCTCGCGGGGTCAATAGGAACGCCAGTTCTCGCTGCTCAATCCGGGAAAGTAGTTTATGCGGATTGGAACGATTTTGGGTTGGGAAATGCCATCGAAATTCAGCATGGGGATGGGAAATCCACCGTTTACGGTCACAATCAGCGCCTTTGGGTGAAACCCGGTCAAATGGTGCAACAAGGTCAGATTATCGCCCAGGTTGGGAGTACGGGATTTAGTACGGGCCCTCATTTGCATTTTGAGGTACGCGATCGCGAAACCTTCCTCGATCCATCTCCCTTATTAGAACCTCAACGATGCGCGCGCGATCGGCAAACGCCAACCCGCATCACCTTTATCAATCAAACCCCCTCCCCCCTATCCTTGCATTGGGTCAACGAACAATGCAAAGAAATTCGATACCGTACCCTACAACCAGGGGAACAATTCGCGCAACCCACCTATGTCACTCATGCTTGGAGACTGCGCCACTCATCCACCGGACAACTCCAACAAGAATTTATCGCAACCGACCAACGCCCAACAACCGTAAAAATCCTAAATAATGCGTCAATCTGA
- a CDS encoding ATP-dependent Clp protease proteolytic subunit, with product MPIGVPKVPYQLPGQPYSDWIDIYNRLYRERIIFLGRGVNDGLANQIIAVMLYLDSEDSSKPIYLYINSPGGSVTAGMAIFDTMQHIKSEVVTICVGLAASMGAFLLAAGTKGKRLALPHSRIMIHQPLGGIQGRRQATDIEIEAKEILRIKRQLNEIMAQRSGQTVEKIEKDTDRDYFMSALEAKEYGLIDKVIEDRDV from the coding sequence ATGCCTATTGGTGTTCCTAAAGTTCCATATCAACTTCCCGGTCAGCCTTATAGCGACTGGATTGACATTTACAATCGCCTCTATCGCGAGCGTATTATTTTCCTCGGTCGTGGTGTTAATGATGGACTCGCCAACCAAATTATCGCCGTCATGCTGTATCTCGATTCAGAAGATTCTAGCAAGCCGATCTATCTTTACATTAATTCCCCTGGCGGTTCGGTGACTGCTGGCATGGCAATTTTCGACACCATGCAACACATTAAGTCGGAAGTGGTTACAATTTGCGTGGGTTTGGCAGCATCGATGGGTGCGTTCTTGCTAGCGGCAGGAACAAAAGGTAAGCGCCTCGCACTTCCCCACTCTCGAATCATGATTCACCAACCTCTTGGCGGAATTCAAGGTCGCCGTCAAGCGACGGATATCGAGATTGAAGCGAAGGAAATTTTGCGGATTAAGCGCCAACTCAATGAAATTATGGCGCAGCGATCGGGACAAACGGTAGAGAAAATTGAGAAAGATACCGATCGCGATTACTTTATGTCTGCCCTTGAAGCCAAGGAGTACGGCTTGATCGATAAGGTTATTGAAGATCGAGATGTCTGA
- a CDS encoding ATP-dependent Clp protease proteolytic subunit, whose product MNSPIQAVQAPYRGDAYYRTPPPDLPSLLLKERIVYLGLPLVSPDEYKDQIGIDVTELIIAQLLFLQFDDPEKPIYMYINSTGTSWYGGESIGFETEAFAICDTISYIKPPVHTICIGQAMGTAAMILSAGAKGCRASLPNATIILNQPRQGTQGQASDIQIRAKEVLANKKSMMEIFAKNTGKSVEELEKDTDRMFYLTPEHAREYGLIDKVLSSNKDLPTPAGAIA is encoded by the coding sequence ATGAATTCACCCATTCAGGCTGTTCAAGCTCCCTACAGAGGAGATGCATACTACAGAACTCCCCCCCCGGATTTACCCTCATTGCTCCTGAAAGAGCGCATTGTTTATTTGGGTTTACCTTTGGTATCGCCGGATGAATATAAAGATCAAATTGGCATCGACGTGACGGAGTTAATTATCGCTCAACTCCTCTTCTTGCAATTTGACGACCCGGAAAAACCCATTTATATGTACATCAATTCAACGGGAACGTCTTGGTATGGGGGAGAATCTATTGGTTTTGAAACAGAAGCCTTTGCGATTTGCGACACGATCAGTTACATCAAACCTCCCGTCCATACAATTTGTATCGGTCAGGCAATGGGAACGGCGGCAATGATTCTTTCTGCGGGAGCGAAAGGCTGCCGAGCCAGTTTGCCTAATGCGACGATTATTCTCAACCAACCTCGTCAAGGGACGCAAGGTCAAGCGTCGGATATCCAAATTCGAGCGAAAGAGGTGTTGGCAAATAAGAAATCGATGATGGAGATTTTTGCCAAAAACACGGGTAAATCGGTGGAAGAACTCGAAAAAGATACCGACCGAATGTTCTACCTGACTCCCGAACACGCTCGGGAATACGGTCTGATTGATAAGGTGTTGAGTAGTAATAAAGACTTGCCAACACCTGCTGGCGCGATCGCGTAA
- a CDS encoding Rne/Rng family ribonuclease has translation MPKQIVIAEKSHVAAVFSEDQIQELVVATGHQQVSDIYLGIVENVIPGIDAAFVNIGDAERNGFMHVTDLGPLRLKRSAGAITELLAPQQTVLVQVMKEPTGNKGPRLTGKISLPGRYLVLMPYGRGVNLSRRIKNENERSRLRALAVLIKPAGMGLLVRTEAEGKHEEAIMEDLEFLQKQWELIQQQANSSKPPALLNRDDDFIQRVLRDIYTADVNRIVVDSNFALKRVKQQLMNWSSGRAPEGVLIDHHRDRQHILEYFRVNAAIREALKPRVDLPSGGYIIIEPTEALTVIDVNSGSFTRSATSRETVLWTNNEAAKEIARQLRLRNIGGVIIIDFIDMDSRRDQLELLENFNKALRADKARPQIAQLSELGLVELTRKRQGKNLYELFGHECPTCSGLGHLVRLPGESVPEEEVTELPSIPVVTLKTADKREPEPEKYLDLGNDESSTDLDLLHHPSYQEPGSSNNRRRRRRRINDSEGNGKAKPSFPYSNDLQVEVEEEREPAPREEPSEPPAVRSISQRENKVPEKVLVEMTPLEQDIYALMGISPLIRVNREIKDAKSVVLSVKEPGEVEQKEESQLEIEMPVLVESSAEENASNGDAESDRPIVRRRRRRSSAKEET, from the coding sequence ATGCCAAAGCAAATTGTTATTGCAGAGAAAAGTCACGTTGCTGCTGTATTTTCAGAAGATCAAATCCAAGAGCTTGTCGTTGCCACGGGTCATCAGCAGGTCAGCGATATTTATCTTGGTATTGTTGAAAATGTCATCCCTGGAATTGATGCTGCCTTTGTCAATATTGGGGATGCCGAGCGCAACGGATTTATGCACGTTACGGATTTAGGTCCCCTTCGCTTGAAGCGCAGTGCGGGAGCCATTACCGAACTCCTCGCGCCCCAGCAAACCGTTCTGGTACAAGTGATGAAGGAGCCGACGGGGAATAAAGGTCCCCGGCTCACAGGCAAAATTAGCTTGCCGGGACGATATTTAGTCTTAATGCCTTACGGACGCGGGGTCAATCTATCGCGGCGGATTAAAAATGAAAACGAACGCTCTCGCTTGAGGGCATTAGCGGTTTTAATTAAGCCGGCGGGAATGGGGTTACTCGTCCGCACTGAAGCAGAAGGAAAACATGAAGAAGCGATTATGGAGGACTTGGAATTCCTCCAAAAACAGTGGGAACTCATTCAACAGCAGGCAAATAGCTCCAAACCCCCTGCGTTGCTCAATCGGGACGATGATTTCATTCAACGAGTCCTGCGAGATATTTACACCGCCGATGTCAATCGCATTGTCGTAGACTCCAACTTCGCTCTCAAGCGCGTCAAACAGCAATTAATGAACTGGAGTAGCGGACGCGCGCCAGAAGGTGTCCTAATCGACCATCACCGCGATCGCCAACATATCCTAGAATACTTCCGCGTCAATGCAGCCATTCGAGAAGCCCTCAAACCCAGAGTCGATCTGCCTTCTGGCGGCTACATTATCATCGAACCGACGGAAGCCTTAACCGTAATCGACGTGAACTCCGGTTCCTTTACCCGTTCCGCCACTTCGCGAGAAACCGTATTGTGGACGAATAACGAAGCCGCTAAAGAAATCGCTCGCCAACTTCGCTTACGCAATATCGGTGGCGTGATTATTATCGACTTTATCGATATGGACTCCCGGCGCGATCAACTCGAACTGCTGGAAAACTTTAACAAAGCGCTCAGAGCAGATAAAGCCAGACCTCAAATCGCTCAACTGTCTGAATTAGGTTTGGTGGAATTGACCCGCAAGCGCCAAGGCAAAAATCTTTACGAATTATTCGGTCACGAATGTCCCACTTGTAGTGGTTTAGGGCATTTGGTTCGGCTTCCTGGAGAGTCCGTCCCAGAGGAAGAGGTTACAGAATTGCCCTCAATTCCAGTTGTGACGCTGAAAACAGCAGACAAGCGCGAACCCGAACCCGAAAAATACCTCGATTTGGGTAACGACGAGAGTAGTACGGATTTGGATTTGCTGCACCATCCGAGTTATCAAGAACCGGGGTCTTCAAATAATCGTCGTCGCCGTCGTCGTCGCATCAACGATTCGGAAGGAAATGGGAAAGCGAAGCCGAGTTTCCCCTACAGCAACGATCTACAGGTGGAGGTAGAGGAGGAACGAGAACCCGCTCCTAGAGAGGAACCCAGCGAACCTCCTGCTGTCCGCAGTATTTCTCAACGGGAAAACAAAGTACCGGAAAAAGTTTTGGTAGAAATGACTCCTTTAGAGCAAGATATTTATGCTTTGATGGGCATTTCCCCTTTGATTCGCGTCAACCGAGAGATTAAAGATGCAAAATCCGTCGTGCTTTCGGTGAAAGAACCGGGTGAGGTCGAGCAAAAAGAGGAATCTCAATTAGAAATAGAGATGCCAGTATTAGTGGAATCTTCAGCCGAAGAGAATGCGAGTAATGGGGATGCGGAAAGCGATCGTCCTATTGTTCGCCGCCGTCGCCGTCGTTCTTCAGCCAAAGAGGAGACTTGA
- a CDS encoding ribonuclease HII — translation MGNRSTVTENSDVTSFQSPELASTEQWIAGVDEVGRGALFGPVVASAVILPGSALEELRAMGLKESKQLSSKRREEFSRHLQTVALDAKIGYASVREIDRVNIFHASLLAMRRAVLKLDPQPDLCLVDGKFLIPDLPIPQKALVGGDRASLVIAAASIVAKVWRDRLIIRLANKYPRYDLAANKGYGTERHRLALQQYGASSQHRLSFKPCQMVESP, via the coding sequence TTGGGAAATCGCTCGACTGTAACCGAAAATTCAGATGTAACTTCTTTTCAAAGTCCGGAATTGGCTAGTACGGAACAGTGGATAGCGGGAGTTGATGAGGTGGGACGGGGTGCTTTATTTGGCCCAGTAGTTGCGTCTGCGGTCATTTTACCTGGCTCTGCATTGGAGGAGTTGAGGGCGATGGGGTTGAAGGAGAGCAAGCAATTGTCCTCGAAACGGCGCGAGGAATTTTCCCGACATCTTCAAACCGTGGCGTTGGATGCCAAGATTGGTTATGCTTCCGTGCGGGAGATCGATCGCGTCAATATCTTCCATGCTTCCCTACTGGCAATGAGGCGTGCAGTTTTGAAACTCGACCCTCAACCAGATTTATGTTTGGTGGATGGTAAGTTTCTCATTCCCGATTTACCCATACCCCAGAAAGCCTTAGTCGGAGGCGATCGCGCGTCTTTAGTTATTGCGGCTGCAAGTATTGTCGCAAAAGTTTGGCGCGATCGCTTAATCATTCGTCTGGCGAACAAATATCCCCGTTACGATCTCGCCGCCAATAAAGGCTATGGCACCGAACGGCATCGCCTCGCACTCCAGCAATACGGTGCGTCCTCGCAGCATCGCCTTTCCTTTAAACCCTGTCAGATGGTTGAATCGCCTTAG